CAACTGGCCGTCAAAGTTTGACAATTCTCCAAAAGTGTACAGCGGCCATACGTCAAATGGCGTATGGAACAACTCCTGATTTGTTTGATGAATATATAAAAATTTGGAAGAAAACGGCTGCCTTATGTCTTGAAAATTTTTGTCAATGCGTATTTCATTTGTTTGCTAGACAATATTTGCGAAAACCAACTGCCGAATATGTTACTAGACTTTATAATGTTCAAGCACAAAAATATGGTTTATCGGATATGTTATGTAGTATTAATTATATGCATTGGGAGTGGAATAATGGTCTTGTTGCTTGGCAAGGACAATACATAAGAGGTAATCAAAAAGGGCCTTCTGTTATGCTTGAAGCAGTCGCCTCACAAGATTTGTGGATATGACATGCATTCTTTGGTATGGAAGGTTCTAACAACGACATTAACGTTTTGAATTTTTCACCATTGTTTAACACTATAAAAGATGGAATTGCTCCACCTTCACCATTTGAAGTAAACGGGCGGCGCTACGAAAGAGGGTATTACTTAGGTGATGGTATATACCCAGATTGTGCTATGTTGGTAAAAGCGCCTCATAATCCAACTGACGAACCTCGTAAAAAATTCAAACGGTTTCAAGAAAGTGCAAGGAAAGATATTGAGCGTGCATTTGGAGTATTACATGGTAGATTTGTAATGTTAAAAACCCCGGCGAGATCTTTTGACTTaaacaaaattagaagacatatGTATGCTTGTATTGTATTACATAACATGATTCAAGAAAATAACAGTTTTGTGATTGGACGGCGAGAAGAAAGAATGATACAAAGGAACCCACCACGTCGGTTAGAAAGGAATTTGAGGGATCGAGATGCAAGGATTAAGGAAATAAGAGATAAGCAAGTTCACAAACAGTTGAAGGCAGATTGAACCTAGCACGTTTGGAACTTATCACCTTACTTTCGTACTGCTAATGATGAGTAATTTTTTATGTATTTTCTAGTTTCGTTTAGGAATTTTAAAATTATGTAATTTTTCGTTTTAGTAATTTAAATTAATGTACTTTATGTTTagttatattaatgaattgttatTCTATATACGATATAGCCGTTTATTTCATTAATTCCTAAACGATTACAATATTTTCTACAAAATAGAAGAACAACATACTTTCCCAAAAACGATTACAGTAATTCCTAACGGCTATCTTCAAACCACACCTCCATCAATCTTCGTAATCGCGAATATCGTATTGCTGAAATGGCTGAGATTCAGGTACATCTTCATCTTCACTTTCCTCAATGGCGTAGCTTTCATCCCTAATTTGGTGTAAAGTGTAATCGGTTGATTACGTAACAAGGCTTGCCCAATCAAAGCAAACCAATCGTGATCTTCTTCAAGTAGTGAGGCAGGACCGTTGGGTTTTTTTGAAAAACCATACTTGTTTGAAAATGTAAGGTATGTCTTGTTGGAGAAACTCAAGCAGCTTCAGAAAATTTGGACACTTACGCACATCGAGGAAATAATCTCGTGTTTCGTAAGGTGTATAAATCAATTCTCGATCAaattcacctccgtaatgaactttTACGCAAACATTTAACGGACTCATTTTGAACTGTGTGTGTTATGATTTGAGAGTTTTAGAAGAGATGAAGTGTGCGTTATGATTTGAGAAGAGTGGTTGTTTATATAGGGGGGAAAACTTgtcattttttgaaaaaaaaatggttcataaaaatgaaaaataaaatgtCACATCAACATTCCACTAAAATTAACATAAAAAAAGAAACACCACCACTATTCCACTAAAAAAAACACGTCTTACTCATTCAAAAAATGCAAAAAAACCAAGTGACACGAGAAAGAAACGTCCCAACCAATACAAATGGTCTAAGACTAAATTCACCtctgttttatataaaaaaaaaaaaataagtttacaGACAATTGAGTCATTGGCCATAGTGATTTTCATATGCATACACACATACATTGTAAATGACCACCCATTTGTTTATTTGTTTTATTGCTTGTTGTAACATCGGATAAAAGTCTCATACAAACTacctctatttaaaataataataataataataataataataataataataataataataataataataataataataataataataataataataataataataataataataataaggtttgtATTTATTTTACAAACCCTATTATTTATTTAGCCCATCTAGTGTTTAGGTTTATATTTTCTTGTCTCGAGTGATTATAATTGGGCCTAAATGGTCCCCCATTTGTATTGTTTTCTTCTTTCTTTATAAAAGTTggctttttaaaataataataataataataataataataataataataataataataataataataataataataataataataataataataataatataataatataataattaataggtGGATGCTGCTATTCATAATTCATAAAGTATTCAATATTGGTGTATATGGTAATAAACACACAAGAACATCAATGTGTTGAACATTTTTAAATTTAAGAGTGATGTTAACGACAATGTTCATGTTTTAAAGAATCTAAATATCTTTAGATAGTGGTCCATAAACTCATTGTTTTTAACATCTCAATAATCAAAAACAAATAGGGAGAATTTTATAATTGGAGAAAATTTTGTTCGAGTGTGCAAATAAACTAGCATTTGTTTTATGGTTAGTTGGTTACCCAAACTACTTTTTAAGAGAAGCATGATTATCTACACCGTATAAGGTCACTccttatcgtaactaaactattcatcctcttaaccttccacatcagcgtcacatcaacaccaatatcatataactaactcataactaagcactccctatcatggctaaaacaatactcctcttaatatacaatgtacaagcaataaagcatcaagtccaacaataaaaagttaCTAGGActcacaattcctataactaaccaaaactcttccattaaatccatggtgagtgcgggtaactaatgcgggtaactaagccgtgtctatggttcattacgggtaattacgggtaatgagcgggtaatgaaCGGGTAACTAACCATACGGAGTGGTCTAAGTATGGTAGCTTTAATTATAAATCTTCGGTTGAATATTTTCACTTGGGTGGAAGTTAtagtttaatttatagtggaatAAGGAACATTTTAATAAGGAGAAATGAgcaattataaatttataaattaaaaaatatatatataagcatggatagtgatatgtaaaaataatactagtaacacaTCACTATCCATGCTTATATAATACTAGTaccttttcaaaaaaataaaataaataaataataataatactagtaataaatgaTTACAAATAGTTCATTTGCATAAAGATAATAGTAATAAACGAGCAAAAAGTCATTGCGTGTTGTTGCGAAAAATTGTTTACGATAATATATTTTagtatattattaaatattattttatgggaggtgatcctcacacaccactttttgatccatgtacatctaattacctattttacccttaattatacttacaAAAATAATATTAGTTTAACTCCCTAAATTAATCTAGGGGCATAACTGTAAATTTATGAGGCAAAAGTGTACATAGATCAAAAATTGGTTTTTATAATTTACTACAATATAAATCTCAAAGATTGTCACAAAGATATATGTTTCAAATTAGAATATTCCCTCTTAATGAATCTAACTAAATATAGTATCCATGTTAGTATAgatataactagttgtggagccctcgtttcgcgccggaggctccgttttgaatgcgagttaaaaaaaaagttttgatctattttgtaaaaaagaatttttttcgacataacattgaagggttgttccttttgtgaaagttgcttcttttagcgttcgggttttattttaaaaaaaaaggttagtaaagtgggggttcggtttgtattttaataaaagttagtgggttaactttgtgaaatttaaaaaaactttacgtataaagtgggggttcgatttgtattttaataaaagttagggggttaagtttgtgaaaattgaatattagtaaaaaaaataaagttagtaaagtgggggttcgatttgtattttaataaaagttagggggttaagcttgtgaaatttaggaaacaatatacgtataaagtgagggttcgatttgtattGTAATGAAAGTTAAgaggttaagtttgcgaaaagtggaaaAATAAATAGTACTATTAATTCCTactttaccttttagatataggtatataatctgATATGTTATATGAAATACAAAAAAGATAAAAATTACTTTAATTTTACTTTGGATTCTCGTTTAAGATTTatcaaaattaataatcataaatagtTAGCAAAAACCCCGTTATCAAAAACACTATTGTGAAAGAATATCTAATCAACAAATTTAGAAtatacgattttttttttttagaaaaaaaaagttaaaaagcaTAAATATAATAGAGCAAATGTTAaagcataaatatataataaagttAAGGTTGAATTGGGCCAtgctttataatttttttttttaagacaaaaatattataattcaggagacttataactacctttaataaaTAGTATCTAATTAAAGAATAATAGAAAGAAGAGAGAGAATGTATATGTGAAATATATTCAAGAGAGTGCATCTTTTACAAACTACATCATCatgtatttatagtaaaaataaacCACTGTGCAATTTGGTAGGTGAGTTGTAGCCACAAAATTAGCACACATTATTTGACTTTCATAACattcccccttggatgacaatttttgtTTCATTAAGATCAATTACaagcaactagtactgcctcgttaaaaaccttgctaaagaaaaatccagtgggataaaaacttttgccaagggaaaaagagtgcagcatagagttgactccccctcaagtggaCATCATTGAGGCGTTAAATTCTttaaacatgcctcatgccaatattgtgaacatgcgttctgaaaatagcagttggaagtgctttggtgaaaagatcggcagagtttttgctggattgaacatatttcatttcaatctggttgtccttaatgaggttTTGAGTGTaggagaagaatctaggaggtatgtgttttgttcggtcacttttgatatacccttctttcatctgtgctatgcaagctgcattatctttatagatagttgttggacttttatcgcgttctagtccacaagaatcagtaatgagttgtgtcattgatctcaaccaaaaacattcccgagtagcttcatgtaatgcaatcacttcggcatgatttgatgatgttgcaacaagtgtttgtttttgagaacgccatgatattgcagtacctccatttaggaatacatttccattttgagatttagctttatgtggataaaataaataacctgcatctgcataaccaaccaaatcttgttttgattcgttagaataaaataatcctaaatcagtagttcctcgaaggtatcgaaatatgtgtttgatcccatttcagtgtcttttggtaggagctgagctgaaccttgccaacaaattaactgcaaaagaaatgtcaggtcttgtacaatttgtaagatacataagagctccaattgcactaagatatggtacttctggtctcaggatatcttcatgatcttcacagggacgaaatggatcagtgtcaatattaagtgatctaacaaccataggagtacttaatggttttgccttgtccatattgaaacgttttatgtagtgacccgaacttttccatgtttatatatattaattgagattgatatttacatgattaaatgtttccaacgtgttaagcaatcaaacttgttaagacttgattaaatgaaataagtttcatatggacaattgatcacccaagttgaccgacgattcacgaacgttacaaatttgtaaaaattacatgttgtggtatatatagacatatatatatggttgacatgagattatgatgagtaagtatctcactaagtatattaacaatatgtgatatacataagaaatgagattactaagttaagaaactcgaaatgatatatataacgattatcgttatgataacgtctactaaatacatatgtatcatattaagatattgatacactatatttaacatgataaaatgatatttaaatatatcattaagtgtgttaacaatgaactacatatgtaaaaacaagactactaactcaagaattacgaaacgagacttatatgtaacgattatcgttgtaacgatattttaatgtatatatcatattaagagatattcatacatcataatatcatgataacataataatttaacttctcatttgatataataaacattgggttaacaacattaattgagatcgttaacttaaaggtttcaaaacaacacttacatgtaacgactaacgaagacttaacgactccattagaatgtatatacatattgtgttttgatatgtattcttacacttttgaaagacttcaagacacatatcaaagtacttctacttaataaaaatgcttacaattacatcctcgttcagtttcatcaacaattctactcgtatgcacccgta
The window above is part of the Rutidosis leptorrhynchoides isolate AG116_Rl617_1_P2 chromosome 1, CSIRO_AGI_Rlap_v1, whole genome shotgun sequence genome. Proteins encoded here:
- the LOC139864245 gene encoding uncharacterized protein, whose translation is MDKTFKMLEFLIDDSDDENIVSFVNSLTQEEVDGKASSSRVPRSRVYIARDREDAAIRECLDATGRQSLTILQKCTAAIRQMAYGTTPDLFDEYIKIWKKTAALCLENFCQCVFHLFARQYLRKPTAEYVTRLYNVQAQKYGLSDMLCSINYMHWEWNNGLVAWQGQYIRGSNNDINVLNFSPLFNTIKDGIAPPSPFEVNGRRYERGYYLGDGIYPDCAMLVKAPHNPTDEPRKKFKRFQESARKDIERAFGVLHGRFVMLKTPARSFDLNKIRRHMYACIVLHNMIQENNSFVIGRREERMIQRNPPRRLERNLRDRDARIKEIRDKQVHKQLKAD